CATTGCAAGGTATCTAGTAAATGCGAATATAGGAATTTTCGGAATACGAAAGTAGCTTAAGGTAAGTGCAACAGGAATAATGAAAGGGGGCCGGATATGGATAAAACAAAAAAAGAGTTGTTTTCCGATAAAGTGCGCGCGGGAAATCGGACGTATTTTTTTGATGTAAAAGAGTCTAGCCAGGGAGCAAAGTACTTAACTATCAGCGAATCAAAGAGAGACGAAAAAGGAAGCTATAGGCACAGTCGAATTATGGTCTTTGAAGAATGCGCTAGTGAATTTCGTGCTGCGGTAGGGAAGGCAATTAGATTTATGGGAAAGGTTGATTCTGGTATAGAACGCGGGGTATACGCACGATCTCATTTGAGGTGGAGTAAAGAAGAAGATGTTTCCGTAAAAGATCAATTTGCTAAAGGTAAACAAATTGATGAATTATCTAAGATGTTTCAAAGAAAGCCGACTGCTATAGCAAATCGTTTAAGCAAGCTAGGTGTCTTTTATTAATGTTTTTTCCAGCACATAACATACCTGTATTAAAGATTAGATATTTTGATATACTTGACCATATCCAAAAAAGGATAACAAGTAGTAAAGAAAACGTCCATTTTTCATTAATCTGGCAAAAATGGCATGTCGACAACTTCGCATAAGGCACCTTATTTGTCCCTAGAGGGTGGGTCACGATGTACCTATTCATTTCTGTATGTGCCCAGCACAGCACATTGACTTATTTTCTAAAAGGATATAGTATAAAACTTACGATTTTCCCGATAATTGCGATAATTTAACGAGAAAGGATAGTCATGGTTATAAATCCATACGACTCCAATAACCCAATAAGTCCTCAAGACTTTGCTGGGAGACAAGAATTCAAAGATGTTAATAACATTATATCTACAAAATAATGGAAGAGTACCGGAGAGGATGCTAAATAATATGAGCGAAGACGATATTAATAGAGAAATAAAACGTCTTAAATCCGAATTGTGGTTATAAATTTTAGATAAAATAGCTAAAAAAGAGAATAACTTATGGGAAAGAGGACAAAAGGAGAGATAGAAGCTCAAATCAGCGAGGCGATAATAAAGTTTGAAAAAGAATATATGGGCAGAGGCCCTATGGAGACAAAGACCTATATTATAAAGGATATGGTCTTGGTTCGCCTCAAAGGAGTGCTTACGCTTTCCGAGGAGCAATTAGCCAAGAGCGCTGAGGGAGCTGAATTAATAAAAAGGACACGTATGCAGTTATT
Above is a window of bacterium DNA encoding:
- a CDS encoding DUF3276 family protein, translating into MDKTKKELFSDKVRAGNRTYFFDVKESSQGAKYLTISESKRDEKGSYRHSRIMVFEECASEFRAAVGKAIRFMGKVDSGIERGVYARSHLRWSKEEDVSVKDQFAKGKQIDELSKMFQRKPTAIANRLSKLGVFY
- a CDS encoding DUF2294 domain-containing protein, whose amino-acid sequence is MGKRTKGEIEAQISEAIIKFEKEYMGRGPMETKTYIIKDMVLVRLKGVLTLSEEQLAKSAEGAELIKRTRMQLLEGARLLLENIILDITACQTKNLHTDISTKTGERIIIFTLDQDLEDKF